The Mugil cephalus isolate CIBA_MC_2020 chromosome 8, CIBA_Mcephalus_1.1, whole genome shotgun sequence genome segment tactaataaaaataaaataaaaaaaaaaagtatagagGATTAATTTCCTGGTGCGTCGTCCACTATGTCTTCAGCCTCTCAGTCGGATGGTCAGGAAGATGGTGCTGTGCGTCCTCACGTTGTAGTCCGACAGTTTTCCAGTTGTCATCTCCTTGCCTTCGTGAATGAGCCTCTGCTGGCTCACCGGTaccccctccctctgctccactCTCCGCTTGAAGTCGTTCACCGTCTCGTTGGGTTTGATATCGTAGCTGCTCGTCTGCCCCTTTTCGTTCCTGAGGAACACCTGGATGGTAGGAGGCTCGACGATCAGCAGGGAGACATGGGAGCCGGACTGCAAGCCGTAGTAGGACAAAGGTTTGTTGTCGTCACTGAGAGTTTTCGTCTGGCCGATTACAAACATCAGC includes the following:
- the LOC125012204 gene encoding polyubiquitin-B-like yields the protein MELIIKTLDGMSHRLIVNPQDTVGSLKTQIHNLLKVPVHKQKLMFVIGQTKTLSDDNKPLSYYGLQSGSHVSLLIVEPPTIQVFLRNEKGQTSSYDIKPNETVNDFKRRVEQREGVPVSQQRLIHEGKEMTTGKLSDYNVRTHSTIFLTIRLRG